Within Lactobacillus amylovorus DSM 20531, the genomic segment GGCATGGGCATTAAAACTACCTTGGTTTATGGAACGACACCAAAACAGGATCGAGAAGGAATGATTAATAATTTCCGGACCGATGATGCACAAGTACTGGTATCGAATCCTAACACTTTAGGGGAATCCATTTCGTTGCATCAAACTGTACACGACGCGGTTTACTTCGAATACAACTTTAATTTGACCTTCATGTTGCAGTCCCGAGATCGGATTAACCGTCTGGGACTACCAGCAAATCAATACACAAGGTACTACTATTTGATGACCAAGGGCGATGTTTCACATATGGGCTTTATCGACAGGATAGTTTACAAGAAACTAAAAGATAAAGAAAAAGTGATGCTGGATGCAATCGATGGTCAGCTGCTTGTTCCTGAATATACTGACGATTACTTGCAGGAAGTTAAGGACATTGTGATGGGGAGGTATAAGTGAAGGAAACTATACAACTAAATAAAAGATATAACACTCAACGAACTCCAAGATAGAGTGAAATATATTTTAAGCTTTAAAAATAAGTTATAAATATTAGAGGAAAATGATATACAGCAAGGGGTTACTGTAGCTAGGGCATTACAAAGTTTTATTAATGCTGAGGATAAAGAAGTAACCAAAACAAGGTACGACCGTTTGATGAAGAGTAACAATTATTTATCAAATTACAAGGGCTTTATTCTGGAGTTCCGACGATTTAACGGTCAAATTACAAGGGCTTTATTCTGGAGTTCCGACGATTTAACGGTCAAATTACTAAAGGAAACCTGCATAGTTTTATTTTTGAAATAACATCAGCTCATGAGTCAACAGTACTTAATGCATTATTTCCAAATGGGAATGTGCAGTTTAAGGATCTGTAATTTGCCACTAGTAATCACTGATGGTAAAATATGAATGTAGACAAAAAAGCGAGCCGCTTTAAAGGCAGTGGTTTAGTTACTTTTTATTTAATAAAAGATTGTCCGCAACTGGCCAAAGTTATGTGACGCTCTTTTATTATGCACAGAATGTGAAAATAAAGGTTAGTAATGCTTGGTAGACGCTCACGGGCCGTAATCCTTTCTGAAGCATAGCTCATTGGAATCACCTCATCTCGAGGGAACAGACACCGCCCATAAAACTTCTCGCAAAGGTGATTATGTCATAATTGGATGATGGCTTTGATATTTATAGTTCAGGTTTCCGCAAACGTTTGTCTACTAACCATTGTGGATCTTCTGTTACCACAGATGGCTATATAATTTTGATCAGCTAATCATCTACATAATCTAGATCTATTAGCATTTTTGAGTCGTGTAGATATATGTGCTACTATTTCGTAGACATTCCCTATTGCGACAGGGCGCAATTTGTACCTAATGTGCAATTGCCAGACACCGGTCACTGCATGTTGAAGCTGTAACTGTTCTTACAAAGAAGTAGAAAATGATTATTAAACCACTAATTTCTGAAGATGAAGCAAAAGAAACAAGTCGACTTTTTCAAAAATGTTGGCAAAATACATATAAAGATATATTGCCAGATGTATTTTTAGATAATATTACTGAAAATGCATGGGTTAAACGGTTGAATGAAAGTGGCCGTCACAATTTAATTTTTATTGATGATGACAATAAAATTCGTGCTGCGGTGAGCTATGGTCGCCCGCGTGATACTCGCATGCTAGGGTGCGGCGAATTAATGGCTTTATATGTTGAACCAGATTTCCAAGCCTTTAATATCGGAAAAACTTTGCTTAATGCTGCCGAAAATGAATTGAAAAAGATGGGTTACGGCAAGATCTATCTGTGGTGCATTGATGGAGATGAAAATGCACGACAATTTTTTGAACATTTTGGCTGGGTTAATAATGCTACCGAAAAGTTTGTGGAAATTGCTGGAAAAGAATACAAGTACTTGCTATATCAAAAGAATTTGCATGATTAAAAATTATTTGAGATGCAGTTATGTTCTAAATTGGACATAACTGCATTTTTTTGCAAAAAAGACTTGCGCTTTTATCTCACTTTAGTATAATAGTATCTGTTCGGCTATGGAGGATTACCCAAGTGGCTTAAGGGGACGGTTTTGAAAACCGTTAGGCGGTTCTGCCGCGCGTGGGTTCAAATCCCACATCCTCCTCTGATTGGTCCATTGGAGCAGTGGCTTATCTCGCCTCCCTGTCACGGAGGAGATCGTGGGTTCAAATCCCACATGGACCGTTTATGGCGGAATTGGTGAAGGGGTTAACACACTGGTTTGTGGATCCAGCATGCGTGGGTTCGAATCCCACATTCCGCCCCATAATGGAGGATTAGCTCAGCTGGGAGAGCATCTGCCTTACAAGCAGGAGGTCACAGGTTCGAGCCCTGTATCCTCCATATTTTTTTACTCTTATTATCGCTGATAATAGGAGTTTTTGTTTTTTAAAGGGGAAAGTTGAATGAATAAAAAACAAATTACAATGGTTACGATTGCCCTGATGCTTGGGAATGTAATGTCAGGACTTGATGGAACAATTATTAATACTGCAATTCCGACAATTGTGGCAGCTTTGCATGGGATTCAGTTTATGGGCTGGATTGTGGCGATTTTTTTATTAGGGATGTCGATTTCGATCCCAATTTGGACTAAGATTGGTGAGAAAATCACTAATAAAAAGGCCTTTGAAATTTCTCTAGTATTATTTGTGCTTGGAGCTGCTTTGCAGGGAATAGTACCAAATATCATCTTTTTCTTGTGTTCTAGATTCATTATGGGGATCGGCGCAGGTGGCATGGGATCTCTTCCTTACATTATTGCCGGTTACGTTTTTAAAAATATTAAAACTAGAACAAAGGTCCTTGGCTACTTGAT encodes:
- a CDS encoding GNAT family N-acetyltransferase; translation: MIIKPLISEDEAKETSRLFQKCWQNTYKDILPDVFLDNITENAWVKRLNESGRHNLIFIDDDNKIRAAVSYGRPRDTRMLGCGELMALYVEPDFQAFNIGKTLLNAAENELKKMGYGKIYLWCIDGDENARQFFEHFGWVNNATEKFVEIAGKEYKYLLYQKNLHD